The following are encoded in a window of Naumovozyma castellii chromosome 10, complete genome genomic DNA:
- the DUS3 gene encoding tRNA dihydrouridine synthase DUS3 (ancestral locus Anc_4.264) produces the protein MSEAKRHAPDSDDSTPKRSHTAGVAQIKPQYIVSLTSNEPPASASLDEEPTNDRIQDSMGPQGGKRGKNKKRRGQNKNRDNRQVKEQNPLCPRLVFGGAREDCSFGDKCRFEHDLQNYLQGKATEVQCDAWNKTCPVFDAVGFCPMGFKCRFLSGHLKDAESLVGVPDEKQKQWHMGEVNVIGGDQKLDLIKRRFQFAKSDEVLEIIDSIQQEHRDEMKPEQQIAAEAKDDVEIAPQVVQREKELKEHRERQKELYLKYKDTRYFAQEKKPLNLNRKKIVSPLTTVGNLPYRRLMRKLGADVTYSEMALAVPLIQGTNSEWALPKAHSTEVPGYGVQIACSKPWQAAKATEALAANLDNSNISEINLNSGCPIDLLYRQGSGSALLDNPARMIRCLNAMNYVSNDIPITVKIRTGTKDGHPIAEGLMKRLVYETDISAVTLHGRSRQQRYTKSADWDYISKVANTLRESELEYSNSEQFKDTRESSHRIQFVGNGDVNNWEDWYRHLEGNSNIDSIMVARGCLIKPWMFEEVEAQQYLDKSSVERLDILKDYAQFAMEHWGTDMYGIAQSRRYFCEFMSFFHRYVPMGICERYPVYLNERPPHWVGRDDMETLMGSTDVNDWIKLSELFFGKTEENFVFMPKHKSNSYSVNN, from the coding sequence ATGTCCGAAGCTAAGAGACACGCACCGGACTCAGATGACTCCACCCCCAAGAGGTCGCACACCGCCGGCGTGGCCCAAATCAAACCGCAATACATCGTCTCCCTCACCTCCAACGAACCACCCGCATCAGCGTCCTTGGACGAGGAGCCCACCAACGACAGGATCCAGGACTCCATGGGTCCGCAGGGCGGCAAGAGGGGCAAGAACAAGAAGCGCAGGGGACAGAACAAGAACAGGGATAATAGACAGGTGAAGGAGCAGAACCCGTTGTGTCCGCGTCTCGTGTTTGGCGGCGCTAGAGAGGATTGTTCCTTTGGTGATAAGTGTAGGTTCGAGCACGATTTGCAGAATTACTTGCAGGGGAAGGCAACCGAGGTGCAGTGCGATGCCTGGAATAAGACGTGTCCCGTGTTTGATGCCGTTGGGTTTTGTCCCATGGGGTTCAAGTGTAGGTTCTTGTCCGGCCATTTGAAGGATGCGGAATCGTTAGTGGGTGTGCCCGATGAAAAGCAGAAACAATGGCATATGGGCGAGGTTAATGTCATTGGTGGTGATCAGAAACTGGATTTGATTAAGAGAAGATTTCAATTTGCGAAGAGTGATGAAGTCTTGGAGATTATCGATTCCATTCAGCAGGAACATAGAGACGAAATGAAGCCGGAGCAGCAGATCGCTGCCGAAGCTAAAGATGACGTGGAAATCGCTCCACAGGTCGTCCAGAGggaaaaggaattgaaagaacATAGAGAAAGACAGAAGGAATTGTACCTCAAATACAAAGACACAAGATATTTCGCCCAAGAGAAGAaaccattgaatttaaacCGTAAGAAGATTGTTTCCCCCTTGACCACGGTGGGGAACCTACCGTACCGTCGTCTAATGAGGAAACTAGGTGCAGACGTGACTTATTCGGAAATGGCACTAGCAGTACCATTGATCCAGGGGACCAATTCAGAATGGGCATTACCTAAGGCTCACTCCACAGAAGTTCCAGGATACGGTGTACAGATTGCATGTTCCAAACCATGGCAAGCTGCCAAGGCTACAGAGGCATTAGCCGCCAACTTGGACAATTCCAATATCAGTGAaattaatttgaattcaGGATGCCCCATTGATCTCTTGTATAGACAAGGTTCAGGGTCTGCACTCTTGGATAATCCAGCAAGAATGATCCGTTGTTTAAACGCAATGAATTATGTTTCGAATGACATACCGATCACAGTGAAAATTAGAACGGGGACCAAAGATGGACACCCGATTGCCGAAGGGTTAATGAAACGTTTAGTCTATGAGACGGATATTTCTGCAGTGACTTTGCATGGTAGGTCAAGACAACAACGATACACGAAATCCGCGGATTGGGATTATATTTCCAAAGTGGCAAACACTTTAAGAGAATCCGAATTGGAATACTCCAATTCAGAACAATTTAAGGATACTCGTGAATCATCACACAGAATCCAATTTGTCGGTAATGGTGATGTCAATAATTGGGAAGATTGGTACCGTCATCTTGAAGGCAATTCCAATATTGATAGTATCATGGTGGCAAGAGGTTGTTTAATTAAGCCATGGATGtttgaagaagtggaagcacaacaatatttggataaatcTAGTGTGGAAAGATTAGATATCTTGAAAGATTATGCACAATTTGCCATGGAACATTGGGGGACAGATATGTATGGTATTGCTCAAAGTCGTAGATATTTCTGTGAATTCATGTCTTTCTTCCATAGATACGTCCCCATGGGTATTTGTGAAAGGTATCCTgtttatttgaatgaaagaCCACCACACTGGGTTGGTAGAGACGATATGGAAACATTAATGGGTAGTACTGATGTTAATGATTGGATTAAATTGAGTGAATTGTTTTTCGGTAAGACGGAGGAGAATTTCGTGTTTATGCCCAAGCATAAGAGTAATTCATATTCTGTaaataattga